The window GGATGGCGATGAGATTTTTGATGTCGGCGTCTGGAAATCAATCAACTCAATAGGCGGTGCTACTGATGAAAAATACTCAGCAAAAGAGCTGGAGCGGGTATTAAAAACGGCGTTTGGTGAAACAAAGCTCAGTGAATTATTAAGACCGACCTGTTTTGTTTCCTATGATGTCAGTAGTCGCCTTCCGGTCATCTTCAAACAACACTCAGCCCTCGCTAACAACAGGGACTTCCTGGTCAGAGATGCTTTACGAGGAACTTCCGCGGCGCCTACCTATTTCGAGGCAGCGCGTATTTATTCATTACCCCCTGTACCCGAAAAATTTGTGCTGGTTGATGGTGGTGTAGTGGCAAACGACCCCGCACTCTGCGCCTATTCAGAAGCGATTAAATTCAGTAATGTCGCTGGCATTAAAGATATGATTATTGTCTCACTCGGTACCGGCAAAAAATTGCAGGGTTATGCTTATTCCGAAGTTAAAGACTGGGGTCCCTTTGGCTGGGCAAAACCAGCCATTG of the Citrobacter freundii genome contains:
- a CDS encoding patatin-like phospholipase family protein, with amino-acid sequence MAMRILSIDGGGIRGILPGMLLPDTKGKPKFSAQEAVNFYLQDGDEIFDVGVWKSINSIGGATDEKYSAKELERVLKTAFGETKLSELLRPTCFVSYDVSSRLPVIFKQHSALANNRDFLVRDALRGTSAAPTYFEAARIYSLPPVPEKFVLVDGGVVANDPALCAYSEAIKFSNVAGIKDMIIVSLGTGKKLQGYAYSEVKDWGPFGWAKPAIDIALEGGPQMTAYYLQQIASTVKNSKYYRIQPELYGADPTLDNASRENLERLRKAGLQNAAVYDKTLTEIAKLLFNSGGNFKYQDSK